A region of the Methylobacterium nodulans ORS 2060 genome:
AAGGCGCGACGCGCGCGCGACCGCCCGATCGTCCCGGTCCGGAAGGATGCGACGATCATGAAGGTTCTGGTGCCCGTGAAGCGGGTGGTCGACTACAACGTGAAGATCCGGGTGAAGCCGGACGGCTCGGGCGTCGACCTCGCCAACGTCAAGATGGCCATGAACCCCTTCGACGAGATCGCCGTCGAGGAGGCCATCCGGCTGAAAGAGAAAGCCAAGGTCAGCGAGATCGTCGCCGTCTCGATCGGGCCGCAACAGGCCCAGGAGACGCTGCGCACCGCGCTCGCCATGGGTGCCGATCGCGGCATCCTGGTCAGGACCGACGCCCCCGTCGAGCCGCTCGCCGTCGCCAAGCTCCTCCGGGCCCTGGTCGACAAGGAGCAGCCCCAGCTCGTCATCCTCGGCAAGCAGGCCATCGACGACGATGCCAACCAGACCGGCCAGATGCTCGCCGCCCTGCTCGGCTGGCCGCAAGGCACCTTCGCCTACCGGATCGAGCTCGGCGAGGGCAGCCTCGAGGTCACCCGCGAGATCGACGGCGGCCTGCAGACGCTGACGCTGGCGCTGCCGGCGATCGTCACCACGGATCTGCGCCTCAACGAGCCGCGCTACGCCAGCCTGCCCAACATCATGAAGGCCAAGAAGAAGCCCCTCGACACCCTCGAGCCGGCGGCGCTCGGGGTCGATGTCGCGCCGCGGCTGAAGGTGCTCAAGACTGTCGAGCCGGGCGGCCGCCAGGCCGGGGTCAAGGTCGCCTCGGCGGCCGAACTCGTCAGCAAGCTGAAGGGCGAGGCCGGCGTCCTCTGACGCGCCTCCCGATCGAGAGGAAACACGGAAGATGGCCACCCTGCTTCTCGTCGAGCACGCCCACGGCGCGCCCAAGGACGGTTCCCTGAAGGCGCTCACCGCCGCCCGGCAGCTCGGCGCCCCGGTCCACGCCCTGGTGACCGGCGCCGGCAGCCGGCCGGCGGCCGAGGCCACCGCCCGGCTTGAGGGTGTCGAAAAAGTGCTGCTGGCCGAGAACGCCGCCTTCGACCACCTGCTGGCCGAGCCGACCGCGGCGCTGCTTGCCGAGCTGGCGGCGGGCTACGACGCGGTGATCGCGGCGGCGAGCACCGAGGGCAAGAACGTGCTGCCGCGCGTCGCCGCGCTGCTCGACGTGGCGCAGGTCTCGGACATCACCAAGGTGGTGGCGCCCGACACCTTCGAGCGGCCGATCTATGCCGGCAACGCGATCCAGACCGTGCAGGTGAGCGAGCCGAAAAAGGTGATCACGGTGCGCACCGCCGCCTTCAAGGCGGCCGAGGCGGGCGGCGCGCCAGCCCCGATCGAGGCGGCGGCAGCGGCAGTGGCGCCGGAGGTGAAGTCGGCGTTCAAGGGCGAGGAGATCGCCCAGTCGGACCGGCCGGAGCTGGCCTCGGCCCGGATCGTGGTGTCGGGCGGGCGCTCGCTGGGCTCGGCGGAGAAGTTCAGGGAGCTGATCGAGCCGCTGGCGGATGCGCTGGGGGCGGCGGTGGGGGCCTCGCGGGCGGCGGTGGATGCGGGCTACGCGCCGAATGACTGGCAGGTGGGCCAGACCGGCAAGGTGGTGGCGCCGGATCTCTACGTGGCGGTGGGGATCTCGGGGGCGATCCAGCATCTGGCGGGGATGAAGGATTCCAAGGTGATCGTGGCGATCAACAAGGACGAGGAGGCGCCGATCTTTCAGGTGGCGGATTACGGCCTGGTCGGCGACCTGTTCCAGATCGTGCCCGAGCTCCAGCAGGAGATCGCCAAGGCCAAGGGCTGAGGCGTTTGCCCGCGCGGAATGCGGGGGCTGCCCCGCGCGGCGACGACGATGCGGGGCCGCCTGTCGTCTTAACGAGACGGCGCGGCCCCGCGTGGCATGTTAGAATGTGAAGACGGAGGGGCCCCGCTGCCGGTTGGGTCCTGTCGGGGCGGTGCGGGGCGAAACGGCGATGGGCATCGAGATCAAGACTGTCGGGATCATCGGGGCCGGCCAGATGGGCAGCGGCATCGCGCATGTCTGCGCCGTCTCGGGCCTCGACGTGCGCCTCAACGACCGGGATCCGGAGCGCCTCAAGAACGGGCTGGCGACGGTGAACGGCAACCTGCAGCGTCAGGTCGCCAAGGGCACCATCACGGAGGAGGCGCGCCGGGCCGCGATCGAGCGGATCCAGCCGGTCGAGAGCTTCGACGAGTTCACCCCCTGCGACCTCGTCATCGAGGCGGCGACTGAGGACGAGGCGATCAAGCGCAACATCTTCTCGGCGCTGTGCCCTTCGCTGCGGCCCGAGACGATGGTGGCGACCAACACCTCGTCGATCTCGATCACGCGGCTGGCCGCCTCGACCGACCGGCCCGAGCGCTTCATCGGCATCCACTTCATGAATCCGGTGC
Encoded here:
- a CDS encoding electron transfer flavoprotein subunit beta/FixA family protein gives rise to the protein MKVLVPVKRVVDYNVKIRVKPDGSGVDLANVKMAMNPFDEIAVEEAIRLKEKAKVSEIVAVSIGPQQAQETLRTALAMGADRGILVRTDAPVEPLAVAKLLRALVDKEQPQLVILGKQAIDDDANQTGQMLAALLGWPQGTFAYRIELGEGSLEVTREIDGGLQTLTLALPAIVTTDLRLNEPRYASLPNIMKAKKKPLDTLEPAALGVDVAPRLKVLKTVEPGGRQAGVKVASAAELVSKLKGEAGVL
- a CDS encoding electron transfer flavoprotein subunit alpha/FixB family protein; amino-acid sequence: MATLLLVEHAHGAPKDGSLKALTAARQLGAPVHALVTGAGSRPAAEATARLEGVEKVLLAENAAFDHLLAEPTAALLAELAAGYDAVIAAASTEGKNVLPRVAALLDVAQVSDITKVVAPDTFERPIYAGNAIQTVQVSEPKKVITVRTAAFKAAEAGGAPAPIEAAAAAVAPEVKSAFKGEEIAQSDRPELASARIVVSGGRSLGSAEKFRELIEPLADALGAAVGASRAAVDAGYAPNDWQVGQTGKVVAPDLYVAVGISGAIQHLAGMKDSKVIVAINKDEEAPIFQVADYGLVGDLFQIVPELQQEIAKAKG
- a CDS encoding 3-hydroxybutyryl-CoA dehydrogenase, with the protein product MGIEIKTVGIIGAGQMGSGIAHVCAVSGLDVRLNDRDPERLKNGLATVNGNLQRQVAKGTITEEARRAAIERIQPVESFDEFTPCDLVIEAATEDEAIKRNIFSALCPSLRPETMVATNTSSISITRLAASTDRPERFIGIHFMNPVPVMQLVELIRGIATEDPTFESARTFVNRLGKTVTVSEDFPAFIVNRILLPMINEAIYTLYEGVGSVDSIDTAMRLGANHPMGPLQLADFIGLDTCLSIMQVLYEGLADSKYRPCPLLVKYVEAGWLGRKSKRGFYDYRGPEPVPTR